The genomic DNA GACTTTTTGCGATCATCCATATTCTCGATTGCCACGGGGATTTTGTATTGACTGATAATATCCCATCGCTTCACCGCATCTGGATGAAAGACGACATATGTAGCAGAAAATCGCGCACTCAATTCTTCCAACTGTTTCAATAATACATGTGACACGGCATCGTCATCATACGCAATTACAGGTGCATGAATGGAAATGTGATCGAATTGCATAATATGCGCATGTTCCCCCGCAGAAAGAAATTTTACATGTTCCTCTGTGTGACACATTAACTCAATCGCACGTGCACCGGTAGCACAAAAACGATCCACTAATTCTTTGGAAAATCGCTCATGACTATTATTTTGCAATCGATAAAAAACCCCGCACGAAAAACCAATGACCATACTATATAAAAGTTATGTTATCTTTCATTCACGGTATACACGTCATCATCAAATTCGATGAAAAAATGATGGCGTTCATGATCTTGAAAATATGCCGTTCCCTTATGTTTTGCATACCCAAAGATCGTGTTAAATTCATCCGTATCCAAATGATTTTCCAAATAAAGCATCAGATCACTTGCGTCATCGTTCATGTGAATACGGCATCCGTGCAAAATACTTTCTTTCATAATATTCTTTAAAATAATTACTTATGCCTCCTTTTTGCATTTTTCAACAATTTCTTCAACCGTCATAATAATGCTTTCAGATTCCGTACGACGACGCACTTCTACGCCACCCTGCTCAAGCGACTTTTTGCTCACAACCACGCGATATGGACAACCGATTAGATCTGCATCTGCAAATTTTTCCCCGGCACGTACATTCCGATCATCATAAAGCACTTCTATGCCGGCAACGGTCAACCGGTCATAAATTTTTTGTGCTTGCTCATCTTGCTCTAGACTGACCAAATGCACAAGGAAAGGCGCAATGATATCAGGCCAGACGAGACCTTTGTCATCTGCAAATAATTCCGTCACTACACCCATTACACGCGCAGGGCCAATGCCATAGGAACCCATGATCACCTTTTGTTTCGTGCCATCTTGTGTATCGTATGTGAGATCAAATGCATCACTGAATTTTGTACCAAGTGAAAAGATATTGCCCACCTCCGCCGCTTTTTTTTGCACAAGAGACTCTTTGCTCACGCCAAGATCTGCCAATACCTCATCAGTGTATACTTCTTGATTGATCGCCATGTTCTTTTCTTCACTGACATAAATGATGTCTTCTCCGGCATCGCACACTGTCTGGAATTCATGTGAATACTTGCTAAATGTGCCACCACCGGCAAATGTCAGATATGTGTGATCACCAATACCCACACGACGAAAGATATTGAGGTATGCTTTTTTTGCATTTTCGTAGAACATTTCATGTTCTTTTTGATCAGGTGAAAAAGAATATGCGTCTTTCATAATAAATTCCCTCCCACGCATGATCCCACTCTTCGCACGCGCCTCATTACGAAACTTCGTTTGAAATTGGTACACACTAAATGGAAGATTTTTGTACGACGACACATGATCTTTCATCATGGACGTTAACACTTCCTCATGTGTAAATGCCAAGCCTACCTCTGTGCCATTTTTCAGTGACGTCTTAAACCAGTTGTCTACCACCTCATCACTCCACCGTCCAGTCGTGCCCCACACGTCTTTGCTCTGCAATGATGTCATAAATAATTCCTGACACCCGATTGCATCCATTTCTTCGCGGATGATACCGATGACTTTATTGAGAACACGCAGCCCCAATGGGAGAAAGCTGTACGCGCCAGCCATTTCCTTGTGAATAAATCCTGCACGGATGAGTAGCTGAGCATTTTTACTCACTTCGTCTTGTGGTGCAAACTTTTGCGTCCTGGTAAATAATTGCGATTGTTTCATAAAATTGACATTAAAAAAATAAAAGATCGTGAAAGTTAAAGAATTACCCTCACGGGGATATAGTTGTATGCATTATAGAAAAAATGGGTATTGCAAAACATATCGTAATATTCATTACTTCATTGCTTCCATCATATTATCCAAACACCTTTTCGTCAAAGAAATCACAAGTAAACAAATATTTATACTGTATGCAATTTTGTAATTTCTTTTTTGCAAAACAAAAACATGATCAATAAAATGATCGCAACGACCACCGGTAATATAAAAAAGTATTGAGGCTGATTGATAGTGAATAAAATACACCCAAAAACTACCATACGACCAACTACCGTCGGCACTTCACGCAAGATGATAAATTCTTCTTCATTTTTATCTTTGACCGATTTGTAGATATAACTGAAATATGGCACAAGAAAAAATGTCATTGAGAACGCACCTACCAGCGTTAATACATACGCCATGATTTGTCCGTGAGAGAAAATCCTACCAACAGACACAACAATGACACACAGTGCTGCAATGATAATAAGTTTATGCGGATCTTTATTTGCTTTCTTCCCTATAAAAAACAAAAATAGAATTCCACCAATTGACGACAAGCTCCCTACTATGCCAGGCACTGCTAATGACCCGATCATGATGTACACATAAATACTCCAATACCAATGTGATTCTTCGATTACATTATCAAGTGACTCAAGAAAAAATAATTTCTTTCGTTTTTTTATTTTTGCAAAAGTCTCTTTCCAATGCAATGATAATTTTGATTCATGACTTTTAATGCCGTGAAGTGGGATAAATGACAAGATGAGTCCCAAGATTGCAATGATAAATATCGGCCAAAACCCGACAAAATAAACCATCACAACACTTATGAGCGGATTGAGTACTTGTAAAATTTTTGGTAAAGCAAAAAACGTTGCAAGATCGGTGCCCATTTTATCAAAATCTGTATGTTTTACCAAAAGAATATTTAATGGCACCCAATAGATAAATGTTGCCATTCCGCCGACCATTGCCACAATGCCAAATGGCATATGCCAGTCTTGCATAAAATACAAACTTACATAAAAAAGAATTTCCATCGGATAATAAAGTTGAAAAATACGCACCAATCCGATTTTTTGTATCAATGGTGAGATTACAAATAGAGTAAATAACAAACCAAATCCATGGAAGATTGCATAAAAAACAACGACATCTGTCAATGTATTGCCAATCGTCAATAAATACACCGGCACATAAATGCTCACAAAAGAAAGCGCAATTGATCGGATCGTGTGTGCAATATGGATGCGATAGATCTCTCGCTTGTCTTTTATGATTTTTTGGAAAATCAATTGTACTTCAAACAAATTTTTTATCATTTCTAATTTTGAACTTCCAATATAATTTTCATTTATTTTCCATAAATTTTTTAAGCCCCTCAACTGTAATTTCATAACTTCTCACGAAAGAATCATCCACGTGCGCATAAAGTAATCCCTTCCCATTTTGTTGATCCATAAAATAACTGGCAAAGGTAATCGTTTTTGCTTGACTGTCCCTGATAAAATAATTTGGAGAGATCCACTCAATTTTACCTTCTTCATAATTATAGATAAATAAACCTACAGAAAATTTTCCATATTTTACAAACGTCCCGTTTTTTCTATCCACCTCTCTGCCATTCATAAACCCAAGACACTTCCCCTCTCCTACATCAATAAATTTTCTTGACATCAACGGACCTGGTGAAGCATGTCCACCAGCCCATTCAATATTTTCTTTTTTAGGGTGAAAAACTGTTTTGCCAAATTTCCAATTTTTCCCCATGTCTTCCGCGATGACCGTTCTTATAGTCGAATACCAATATCCTTTGCCATGATCACTCGATTCAACAAGATTATATCTAAATCCACGTTTATTCATCGGAGCAATCGACACTTCTTTTGCTCCACAGTTATTTTTTTCCATCAAAACCGGTTGTGTCATTGTCAAATCACTCAGATCTGTCCCAAATGCATGCCCCAAGTGCACGACCGCATTTCCTGTTCGTTTATTAAATAAAGGGATTGTAAAATAGACATGCAGTGTATTATTTGTCTCATCCGCCCAAATATCCGGATCTTCAAATCCGATAAAGTCTAGTCCTTTTTTATTGAGAGAGTTTATGATTTCTTCTGTATTTTTCATGTACAGTTCACATGTGATCTCATAGATCCCTGCATCATTTTTTACTACTTTATACAAAGCACTTCTGTCAACATACCCTCGTTTTTCCACATCTCCCTCTCTGCTGACTACACATCTAATAATGCCTTCTTTCCAATCAAAATGTGAATTGAGAGTCAAAGCCATAATATGTTTAAACCTTCTATCAGATTTTATAGCTGTTTCTTTATTTTCTAAATACATTTTTTTATATACGCTTTAATATGCTTGTGCATTTACACATCCACACCGATTATATCATAAATACAAAGAAAAGAGGCGACTACAATTATGTAATCCGCCTCTCTTGTTGAGATTTATTGAATGGATGCCACCATCCAGCTGATCGCATTTGCGATCGCTTGTGCCGTGGCATGATTTGAATCTTCATGTACGGCATGTCCACTATGAATATGTTCTCTGCCAGGAATGGTATCGTGCGTCATTTTCAGTTGTACATAGACATCACCAAGTGCTTCATCACCCTTTGTGACTTGCACCGGGCGCCAATATTCTTGCGAGATCGTATATTCTTGCAATTGTGGAAAAAATTCTTTTGCAATGGCGACAACAGCATCAAATGCCGCACTCACAGGACCATTGCCGGTGCGCACGGCTGCTACTTTTTTACCGTGCAATGATGCGATGACGGATGCTGTTGGTATTGTACCCTTGCCACTCACAATTGTGGAACGATCGATCACAATGCTACATGGCACTTCCTTGATCACATCTGTTACAACTGCGACAACTTCTCGATCACTCAAAGAAGTACCGCGCCGTCCTTCTGAGATACGCTTGATCTCTACCATGATCTCTGCAAGCTGCTCTTTTTTTACGACAAAACCAAGCTCTTTAAGTTTTGTCATAATGCCCTCCTTGCCGGAAAATTGTGTCACCACA from Parcubacteria group bacterium includes the following:
- a CDS encoding aminoacyl--tRNA ligase-related protein, producing MKQSQLFTRTQKFAPQDEVSKNAQLLIRAGFIHKEMAGAYSFLPLGLRVLNKVIGIIREEMDAIGCQELFMTSLQSKDVWGTTGRWSDEVVDNWFKTSLKNGTEVGLAFTHEEVLTSMMKDHVSSYKNLPFSVYQFQTKFRNEARAKSGIMRGREFIMKDAYSFSPDQKEHEMFYENAKKAYLNIFRRVGIGDHTYLTFAGGGTFSKYSHEFQTVCDAGEDIIYVSEEKNMAINQEVYTDEVLADLGVSKESLVQKKAAEVGNIFSLGTKFSDAFDLTYDTQDGTKQKVIMGSYGIGPARVMGVVTELFADDKGLVWPDIIAPFLVHLVSLEQDEQAQKIYDRLTVAGIEVLYDDRNVRAGEKFADADLIGCPYRVVVSKKSLEQGGVEVRRRTESESIIMTVEEIVEKCKKEA